DNA sequence from the Coffea eugenioides isolate CCC68of chromosome 9, Ceug_1.0, whole genome shotgun sequence genome:
AACAACATAAGTAAGCAGCCATCCACATGGCTATACACCCATGAAGCCCGAATACAGATCCTTCATTCATTGTTCAGTCTTACGTGTAAGCAACTGATGAAGCTTTTTCCCTCCCCTTTCTCTTTGAAATAGGAAGAGGATTTTGTTTCATAGTATAGAAAATCACAATATGATCAGCGGAACTTACATATTGGCTTATCAACACCACAGCTACATCCTCTCTTGTCGTGAAGTCTTTGAATGCCTCTTCAATCTGTTTCACTGTTGTTTCTAAGAAAAAACACCAAGATCATTGATGAGTTTGTATCAAGATTGGCATAACCTACATTTTCTAAGAGAAAAACAATCCAATCATAATGTCAAATGTTTCTGACACAACCAagaatgaaaagtgaaaagttaCTTGTGatccaaaatttcttcattCCACTTCCAGAAACTAACGAGTGTTAACCACATAGCACATTTCCTTAGCAAAGTAGTCACTGATTGTTCATCATAGCAGGAAAATCAGAGTGCAACCACCTAATACAGATGGGAAACTTTTCTGGCTTTGAGATGAACTTTCATAACTATCCTAAGTGGCAACAACAAAAAATCACGTAGCCAATGAAAAGTATCTGGGTGTTTGCCATACTAAAATAAGGGAGGAGCACCCTTCAATCTGTGGTGCCTCTccattttttatcattttctaTACATAACTTGAAGGCTTTAACTTGGTATAACAACTAACAAGGCTTTTACTACACACTACTATGGTGACTAACATAAACTATCATTGAGATTATTTTTTCTGAAAAAGACATATACAAATATTTAATTTCCAACTCCTAAATTGTAAGCATCATTTCCTCTAATTAGTTTTGTCAAAATAATCTTACATCTAAACATAAAATCATTTCTGTTAGAttttaaaaaacaaacaaataaacaccAAATGGGTGCACCACATTTTCAAACAGTCAAAGAAGCTACTAAAATAAAAGTTCAAGATGTTGTTAACTGTTTGCCTTATGCTGCATACTAAAATTTGATCTCCTTGTAAGCAAATAGCAACATCATTTTAGGTGAAGATAATACTAAATCTAAAGGActaaacaaaaaatagaaaatcaaataaaaaaattctgCACGCTTATCAGAAAAGAAGTCAAAACACTGTGATAAGATCAACAGAGAACTTGACTCAGTTGCAACAGTTTCATTTAATTGATTTTTGACCAACAGAAGTTTTTGGAATAAAGATGAAGAAGTGAAAAACTTCTAAGGATAAAAAGACATATGCATAATTATTGGATTTTATGCATCCACATCAAGGAGAGGACacaacactagttcaaagaaacTAAACCAAAAAGATTTTATACATTGAAAATAAGCCTGCCTATATGGATAATAGATGATGGCATCTAAGAAAGTACAATAATCGGTTGatatttctcaaaatccatcattcaagagaaataattccaacatttaaacccccccccccaaaaaaaaaaaagaaacgagagagagagagagactacATTGCACATCTACCAATACAGAATAGTTTGCTACTGTTACTATCCATATTAATTTCTGGCATTGCCCTTGCAATTCCAACAAGGCTCAAGCTCCTCCTTTCATTTGAATATTCAGTTGATCACTTATCGTGACTTAATcaaacaaaaagttaaaattctGGAGAAGATGTATCAATTCTTTTCAGGAAGTAAAATATATGAACAATAACTGAACAAAAAACTATGTATCAATGAGAACACTTAGGTGTAAAAGCATACTTGAGTCCACGATGAGGTAATTTGTCTTCCTCCTCAAGTCTACATTGCCAACTCCAGCAAGTAAAAATCCAGTGATAGTGTCCTACATAGACAGTAAGTCATGAGAATAATTTCACTCTACTAACCATAACAGAAAGAATATCCAACTTCCTGATGTAGAAACCACAGTTTAAAGCATCATTCCACAGTATCCCCTTGTGTATTCTATATCAAGAATAGTGTGAATTTCCCTAATGAAGCACCCTTCCCATTGACACCAATACAGTCAAAAGATGTTTCCATCCCAGGAATGTACTTGTAATTGTTCGGAAATAGCAAAAGCAAACCCACGATCAACCACATCCCATCCCATTCTTTACATTTGTCTACCTACATAAATATCTATGATGCATCTGCAACTacttcaagaatcatttcaagTTGTCAATTAACTTGTATTGTACCAAGACAATTAACTTGTATTGGAGTAGGAACCTTGGAgtgattataaaaaaaaagaaaaagaaaacacgGAAATTGGTGAATGAagaatttcttttgattgttATGACAATAAATATGAAAACAAAATCAGGCTTTAATAATTCTCTAATGAACATAACAAAAAACACGTCTCACTCCATCCTCTTCAAAATATGTTAGAAAATAGTACCCacagaaagaggaaaaaattaaaaaagcaAAAGATCTCTTGCTGCAGTGTTAAATTGACCATGCACCATTATCCATACCTCTTACTTCATACACTAGTAACTTATTACGAAACATAAATTCCTTGGTACAAATTCATAACACTTGAACCAACATGTGATTCACTAAATAGGCCATGATCGCTATAACCTCTGAGCCCATAAGAATATACAAAAGGGTATGCACTAAATGTCATCAAATTTAGTAGATACTATCCAATGTTAAGAAATATGGCAACATGTGAACAAATCCAATACAAAAAAAATGTGATGGACCTTCCAACTTCAAAAGACAGAAAGAAAAAGTTCCATAAACAAAAAATTTCTGCAAAGGGTACGATAGAAAGGTCAATTAATAAAGAAGGCACCATTTTTGCGCTTTTTATGAGAAATGGGTAGATGATTTACTGAAAAATGCACACATATGTACCCCAAAAGAGTCTTTATTTGTTACAAAGTCAGTATATACAGCATTTAGAAATAGCCAAAATTATACTGTCCTTATTAATTAAGGATCCAAGCCCACCCTTTTCACAAATTTTCCCAGCTATGGATAACAGATTAAAAATGCAGTCTTTACTgcagaacaaaaaaaaagttcaacACATATGCTTCCTAGTACACAAATCAAAACACTGAATTAGATTAAACAGTCATAAGTGAGGTCGATAAAAAAACCCTTTTCAGCATCAAAGACAAAAATTGCTATATCCTtgaaatcaattcaaacttcaAAGATGCCCTCCAACATATCACAATCAATATGCTGCATAGAGTTTTATTATCTAAATAATGATGAATTCAAAATCTTTTACCTCATCAGCAATCATAGCGATGAAGGCTGAGTTCATAGTGCGAACTGGAGCTCGGCCGGCCATCCTGAAAccaataaacaagtaaacatgaGAAATCTGCATCCAATTcataaagggaaaaaaatgaaagatctGGGtatcaaagaaagaaagagagaccTAACTGGTAAATGGGTTTTTGAGCGGCAACAGGAGGAAGGTGAAGGTGGCTGTTCGGGGACTGCCGGAGATGGTAGTAGTTGCGTCGTCGGGTGGTGGTTGAGGGTGCTCTAGGACGGTGGGAGGAGAGCGCAAATGATGACGGATCTGTTTTGTGTTGGATTTTGGGGTAATTGCGTTTTACCCCCTTAAATATTTAGTGAGTAGCAATTGACCTCCTAAACTGTGGGGGTGCTGGTAAAAGGGTTTGTGATTCTAAAACTTTTGAAGAATTTTCAAATGGAAACTTATTGaactaaccttttttttttttttaaaagaacaGCTACCTGCATTTCAGAAAACTCCACAccaaacaagaaaacaagaatttgGTAGTAGGTGTCTGAAGAATGGTAGATACAATACATGTGAGTAAAGTAAGTAGCAGATTTTATATAGAAGAAAAGTACAATTGTTTATcgaaagattaaaaaaaatcagcACCAGAGAATTTTCCTGACTTAGAGGGTTGGAGTTATAGCATAGAAGATTTTGGAATGAAATCTTAATTTTATGAATCCTCATATGCTAATCATTTGGGAGGCTTTGGCTAATTGCCAGATTTGAGTCttataacaaaaagaaataacaaCAATTTTGAAGTGTTTGACTAAATCAATATCTGTCAAGGTCAATAATTGACAAATACTCCAAATTACTGATTTATGAGGTCTTACATGTGGTGAACAAGTTGAGTCCCAAGATCATCTAATTTTTCATTGTCTATTTTCTAAGATTACATAATAATTATCTCCTATTAAGTGGGATAACCTCCATCTTCCTCACTTTTTTGGTTAAAGCCAACTGAAGTTGGTAGGCAACAGTTTGCTAGATCAAATATCTTTCATAGCCTAAGTACTATAGGACGTCTGTACAAAGGTTGCTGGATATCAAAATTGGATAGTATCTTTTGCAGCTCAAAAGTTCCAGTGGAGGTGCTTGAACCAGGGTCTTCCTATGAATGAAGTGATTTTCAGCAGAACAGAACTGGGAAGGGTGAACCATGGTGCAAACATTGTAAATAGAGAAGAGGAGACCCTGGAGTATGTGTTACTGCTTTGCCACAAAGCTGAGGAAATATGGAAATTTGCACTAGTTCATTGGGATGGGTCGAGTGAAAAGAGGGTTACTTTTGGGATTGGATAGAGGCATACAGGGTGCTAAATAGAGAGTGGATCGATATTCTCATATCACACTCGCAGTATATTTGCTATGGGCCATCGGGAAAGAGATAAACAACCTGCTGTTTAATGGAAAAGGGATGGACTTTGTAGATGTTGTACAAAGTGCATGGCTGGGGTGGGATGAATATGACAGGTTCTCAAAAGGGAAAAGGACTGGGAGCAGCAACTGGAAGGATGAACTCTACCAAGCATGGGCGCTGACAGAGGATAGTGTTGCTTCGCCCGAGTTGAAACTAGCAACTGCTTTTAGATTGGCTCTTACTGAAGCTTGCGAGCAAAGGCTGGAGCTGAAGTTCAAGTCATGATTGACAACAGAAAGCTGCTAGACAAAATCTCTAGTACTGCTGTCAATGATGCAAATGTAGGCTACAATACTAGAGGACCTGAATCACACCTAAAGCAAATGTTTGCGAGCTGCTCGTTCAAGAGAAGCATAGAAGATAAGAATAGTAGTAGTAAAGTTAATAGACTAGCTCTAGTTGCAGGCTGTTTGCTGCATGAATCCATTGGAAGCTATGCTTTCCAGTGCTGTGGTTAGCAAAAAATGTTGATAGTAATGG
Encoded proteins:
- the LOC113783084 gene encoding V-type proton ATPase subunit F, with protein sequence MAGRAPVRTMNSAFIAMIADEDTITGFLLAGVGNVDLRRKTNYLIVDSKTTVKQIEEAFKDFTTREDVAVVLISQYIANMIRFLVDSYNKPIPAILEIPSKDYPYDPAHDSVLSRVRYLFSAESVASDRR